A stretch of the Hydra vulgaris chromosome 09, alternate assembly HydraT2T_AEP genome encodes the following:
- the LOC100213638 gene encoding optic atrophy 3 protein homolog — protein MSPLPLLKLGTLVVKQLSKPLANAIKSTVKENPRFAKTVALPAQAFHIMEQRVRMAGFGWKNKVEVKPLNEDAAVSLGAEMVGEFVIFSLAAICVILQVVYSKRSEKRKEEALNNKLVSLQEQILQLNVEKSEFKQEISNLKESILLLKSVKVELNST, from the exons ATGTCTCCACTTCCTCTACTTAAACTTGGTACTCTTGTTGTTAAACAACTTTCTAAACCGTTGGCAAATGCTATAAAAAGTACAGTTAAAGAGAACCCCAGATTTGCCAAAACTGTTGCATTACCTGCTCAAG ctTTTCATATTATGGAGCAGAGAGTTCGAATGGCAGGGTTTGGTTGGAAAAATAAAGTTGAAGTAAAACCTCTTAATGAAGATGCTGCCGTTAGCCTGGGAGCAGAAATGGTTGGGGAGTTTGTTATATTCTCATTAGCAGCAATTTGTGTTATTTTGCAAGTTGTGTACAGTAAAAGGAGTGAAAAGCGAAAAGAAGAAGCACTAAACAATAAGCTGGTTTCTCTTCAAGagcaaattttacaacttaATGTAGAAAAAAGCGAGTTTAAACAAGAGATTAGTAATTTAAAAGAGTCTATACTATTGCTTAAAAGTGTTAAAGTAGAACTAAATAGcacctaa